Within Cydia fagiglandana chromosome 25, ilCydFagi1.1, whole genome shotgun sequence, the genomic segment aTGCTAtatattaagcttagaataaatttaaagtgGAAAAactactgtcttgggtgagacttgaactcacggcctctggatcgatactccagcgctctgccatctgagccatcAAGACTCATCCATAGcgagcaaatctttccaccatattggGTCAAGGTGACAGCGACATCTATCGTAAGAATGTTACACTTAAACGGCTTAAGAAACTTACTTAGAGACATCGAGGGGTTTCCGAAACATCTCGTGAATGAACTCCAGCTTGGGGTTGGTGTTGGCGTGGGCCTCCGCCAGACTCTTCACAAGGACCTTGCTGATGTCGCCTTCCGCTGAAAAAGGGACCACAATCAAACTTGGTCTACAcacacatgtaggtatgtagtaCTAGAggtatatcgaccgggatatgaaccgtgattaccttttgtattcatttaataactggagtggcctaagggcttacccctctgccgaaaaacttgcacaattgtgcaaacttttgtatggactgacatggctatgtgtacgttacgtacaaatgatgtagaaatagcaatacgtTTGCCGTCCCCTCCCcgtaaaaatcggcagactgtttcgtacaggAAATGACAGCCAAGACGTCTCCAGATACTAAATGCtatacgtttttagggttccgtactcaaagggtaaaacgggaccctattactaagacttcgctgtccgtccgtccgtccgtctgtcaccaggctgtatctcacgaaccgtgatagctagacagttgaaattttcacagatgatgtatttctgttgccgctataacaacaaatactaaaaacagaataaaataaagatttaaatggggctcccctacaacaaacgtgattgttgaccaaagttaagcaacgtcgggagtggtcagtaggtacttggatgggtgaccgttttttttttctttttttttgtttttttttttgcattatggtacggaacccttcgtgcgcgagtccgactcgcacttgcccggttttttattgttttcgagcCCCGGATATTTGACATCCACCCGCTATCatcagagagcctaccgcgaaccacgttcttcgtgttgcctctctgttgcacttgtaaattcgtacgtaagtgtaacagggaggcaacacgtcgaatgtggttccCGGTAGGCTCTCAGttacccgtgaacaagatgcgtgtaactgcgtcgaaatatcgggagctcgaaaacaatacaaaaggtaatcacggttcatgtcccggtcgatataagtctagtgaaattaaatgtgaatcattcaaaaccagtggcgtagcgtgaactaaACTAGCCGTGGTcgaagtcgcatctgcgaggcccttttctttcactgtgcCCGAAGGGGCCTCGCGCAAGGCCTCCCTTGGGGCGCGAGGCCGTCTACCTACGCCACTGTTCAAAACTAGTAGGTATATAGCTAATTGGGAAGTGTTGTCTCTAACTATTggtctatttattattttaaatattcatcatagtaaaataaataaaagaaaacgaaTTTGATTATATGGAGTACTGAAACGTACGAAAGTGTCTCGCTatatcagtcagtctcggtacaaaaagtactgacgttgactgaagtagcatgacaaaatacgaacgtttccgagaaaatacgatggaaaacaattatgcactacatgtaCCTAAAGACTAGGACTACAATGTAGTCATATCAGTTAGGAATATAATAGACCTTTCTGAAAGCATATAACTATATAAATAGGTTCAAAATGTACTACTTCTTTGACAACAAAGATGCATTTAATTATTAATGTAACATAACAACTAggtaataacataaataatataaaaacatatCGAACATAAACGTgtctaacaaaaataataaatgcacTACTAAACACTACACTAAACGCAACCGAAAAAAATGAATAATAGCTTGGCAACCAATGGTATCCACTCACAAGGAAGATCGTCGCTCGAATGGCTTGAGCCCTGATGTCGTCTGTTCGTCACTGCATTCGGATTCACCATTCCCATCCCACTCATATTCAAGTTCAACGGATCCATCAACCTTCCATGTCCACTGCTGGATGTCAGATCATCCGGGCTTAGCTCCTCACTAGTTAAAGACACTGAGCTCTGTCCGCTAACAAGCACAGAATTCTGTATGTCCATTGGACTGTGTTGTAAATTCGAAGGGCTGTGAAGGAATGTCGTTGAATCAACATAACTGGCAACCAGATTATCCACTCCTAGTGACGTCTCCGGTTTTATCTCCtgttttatattaataactCCACTGGATATAGAGGCGGGGGATTGGATCCTGTCCGGCTCGTATCTGTCGAAGTCCTGCAGTCTCCGCGGGATCTCATTCACGGTTGCCTGTCGCATGGATGTCGTGGATGTGGTTGCCGTGGATGTGGATGTCGATCCTGACGGCCGGACGACCGTGGTTCCTTTTTCGTCTATATGTACAATGTGGAATGTTAGTATTTACCTAACTGTGACTATATTTTGCGTTAGTATTCACTGAGTACCTACAGTATTTTCGACTCATTGAATCActtaaaaaaactattatttccGGATAGCCGGATGAAAAGTATTGTTCAAAAGGCGGCTCATTATAAAATAGCATTTTATGGTTATCCTTAAATTGTACGTAATTTCCTCATGCATAAGTCGCGCAtccctaatggctcctctacacgatgggccagcgccggccactccaagggactcagccatgcggtaaaatgagatagcaatataacttgctccctctaacgcataaatgcgtcccttggagtggccggcgttgcgccatcgtgtagaggagccataaaatatGTTATATGTATAGAAGCAGCAAGTCAGCAAGTACAATGTCAGGAAGTACCTATCTAGTATTTCACCGTTGAAGATACTTAATCTTCGTTTTTTGTTGGATTCATATccggttttattttatgtatataaATTAATGTTACAATTACAAATCCTAAAGCCATACTGATACTATAACCATCAGGCGGTTTATTTAGCCAATACAATTAGTTACAAATCGAATGACGAAAGCTGGCACGAATGGAATGAACGAAACGTTCAATGTATGAGTGACACCTGCTGTATCGGTATAAAGTCAAAGCCattatttaactttttattGGTTAACGtgataccacagaataaataatagtactaggtacagaagactcactctaacaaaacgcgtctgtcacgatcagcacagatatggccgctaggttgcgacagcgccacgcgcggcttatggcaaaccccaaaattggggtcgaacggatgtacttttagctacctgtcgcaaagcgacgaaatcgcggagtgagccacgcctggtgatACATAGATAATAGATATTTTCATTCACTCATTCCATTCGTGCCAGCTCTTGTGAATAATACTTGCCGCAAAATTAAGTAGCGAGTCAGGTCATAAGCCATCTCTTTCACTCTAGGTTGGGTTTAACAAGGGTAAAGGTCATAAAGGAGATAGCATTATAATCTCAGTCGCTAGTTGGTATTGCGGCAAGTATAACTAGCAACCACAGACATCCAACTCACCGTGGCCAATGAAGTCGGTGTCCAAGAACCCCCCCTGCTTGGGTTCGTACGTCGTGCTATCCACGTACGTGTCAGCTGGCACTCCGTCGTAGGTCTGCGCCGGCGCAGGTTGCTGGATCATGCCGGATGTCAGCTGGGGGGTGCTGTTGTAGCCGTACGAAGAGATGGGGGAGGGGTAGCCGGTGTAACTGgaaattagaaaataaaaatataattataagataattttataatttctacACAGATCGATCTAGACTCAAACTAAGCAAAACTTGTATTATGGGTGccaggcgacgatatacatatgtatatgttacGGGTAATGTTAGAAGGTTGATTAAACTTAAGTTTACCCGGGTGCAACTAGTATTACCCAAGCCTTTTGGGTAAACTCCGAAAATGTAAACAACATTAATCGGTATTCGGAGTTTACCCGGCGTAGACACCTAGGTTTACCCAACACCGTCTGGGTAATGGTATGGTATGGCTGGGTGGTGGTGGTGGGTGGTAGTACTGGTGGTATGGGGTAgttatgtatctatgggccttagttgcctgataataaatgatatcagatttgatttgatttgaatgGTGTAAAAGTTGATATAATTTTCGGGCTTTACCCAAAAGGCTTGGGTAATACTAGGCATACCCAGGTAAACTTAAGTCTACTTAAATTAAATGGGTATATGCAATGTACGGGTAATGCCAGAATATTAAGTAAACTTAGGTTTCCCCGGGGTTACCCAACCCAAGCCttttgggtaggtaaagttcgaatattaaataaaaaataatatgtgtTCGGCGTTTATCCGTAAAAATACTCAAGTATGCCACAATGTATATCTAGTAACTTGTATGGCGTGAACCGGGAACTCCAGGATTGagtttgtatagaaaactaGTACCGACTGTACCGAGAGCACACTCCACAAGAAAATAAAGAACCGCATTCCCACCATAATGAAATTACGCCACATTATCATTGAATGCACCGCCACCTGTTATCTCTAACAAGAACCGCTTAGTACCGCTACCCGGCGATAGATGGCGCACGCGTTTACCGTTAAAAATGTCACTCTCTGTGACTTTGCGGTACCGTAATGGCTCTGTCTCGCCGTTGACACGGATATCTGAACAATCATTCTATAGGGCTTACTTATATACCTGGATACGTTTGAAATTGGACCTTCTCCCTTTAGATATAGCTTTTATATTAGAAAATAAGTTGTTTGTGATATAAGACGTTTATTAAAGGTGACATATGAAGTAATGAAATACGGAAAAGCAACGGTTGAACGTTTAATGATGATTGACGATTTCTTGTACCGGTATTGAATCGTTCAGTAATGAGTTGACATTGATAGCATCATTTTTAACGTCTCGACATGTTTTATAGACCTCACATAGACTTAAGCTTAAAGACCTAGACCACAAAGGTATTTTGTACCGTTTTATTATTCTTAGAAATcacttatgtacctacagttGTACGTAACATTGTCTTATGTATGATTCTTGAATATAAAGCTAAGACTTAACAACTTAACAACTTATTTGgtcagaatttaatttatttctagaaATGGACTTATTCTTTCCATCGATTTTACTCGCGTTAATCATGCCAGTCGCATGCGTCTTTCATGGCAGCTAATTTTTGTAACGGAGCTTTTAGGTTTCCCTTCCGAACAAAACTATTGTGAAGATATTAGGCTACCAAAACTGCCTACTGTTTGCTCATTGTCATTTGTTTCATTTAGCCTAAGACATAGGTATCTCTCTTAACAGTATAACAAACACTTTTATCAAGGGTCAGAGTTTTGATAAATTGACGATGTAGGTGTATTTCATGAGATTAAATTAAGGTTTAAGGTATAAATGAATATCTCATATTATCTCACAAATATGCGTCAGTCAAAAATATGTCTAAGTTTTAAGTATTAATCTAGCTTTCAATAAACTTTGTATTACTACTTGATAACAGATGGCGCCACCATATTCAACTTACCCATTGTAGTGTCCATGGAACTGATCGCTTGAGCTCGGGGTCTGTTGCTGTGCGTCGTACACCGAATCCGGGGCGGCGTCCGTCTGGGCCCGCATCTGGGCTCGGTGGTATCTGACCTCGTCTTCCACCTTCTCACGCTGTTTCTTTGACATACGACCGAATTTGACCGCTGAAACAAGAAATAGTTtggttagttatttatttaaacactgatatttgttcctgagtcatgggtgttgtctatgtatatcagtatgtatttatctatataggtatgtatatcgtcgcctagcacccatagcaTATACACAGAAATgagagtaaaataataattagtaaaTTCTAGAGAACCTATTAAGTTACAAACAAATTTGTCCAAAAACGTTGTTGTTTTACTTTGGTCTATTTTCTTTTCATTCAATAGTATTATCGTATTATTAATAGTACGATAATAAATTAATCGTCGTACAGCTTTACCGAAAATACTACTCCACACTAGATGTCGCTACAAGCCACAATTTTCTCATAAAACCTTTTTCGCCATTTGATTTCAGCGCCATCTACCTAACCCAACAAAAACCAAGGAAGCTTCCCACagcgtaattaaatatgacatGTTACTCAATACCTTCGGGTGTGTGCGTGGCACGCGAGCTAGTGTGCGTGAGGACGTTGGCACACTGCCGAGTGGACCAATGAACTCTTGACGTATATATACGTATGACGCGTATAGTACGTAGCTGTGACGACACGCACTACGGTACCTTTTTTACTGTGtggctttttgtttttttattggtcTTCGGATGCAGAGGAATTTAGATGTTCTGAATTTTAGATTGTTTCTTAATTTGtctgatta encodes:
- the LOC134677000 gene encoding probable nuclear hormone receptor HR3 isoform X4, which translates into the protein MLNMFDMWSTVSTKLEQTNVQQSQQPHTSAQIEIIPCKVCGDKSSGVHYGVITCEGCKGFFRRSQSTVVNYQCPRNKACVVDRVNRNRCQYCRLQKCLKLGMSRDAVKFGRMSKKQREKVEDEVRYHRAQMRAQTDAAPDSVYDAQQQTPSSSDQFHGHYNGYTGYPSPISSYGYNSTPQLTSGMIQQPAPAQTYDGVPADTYVDSTTYEPKQGGFLDTDFIGHDEKGTTVVRPSGSTSTSTATTSTTSMRQATVNEIPRRLQDFDRYEPDRIQSPASISSGVINIKQEIKPETSLGVDNLVASYVDSTTFLHSPSNLQHSPMDIQNSVLVSGQSSVSLTSEELSPDDLTSSSGHGRLMDPLNLNMSGMGMVNPNAVTNRRHQGSSHSSDDLPSEGDISKVLVKSLAEAHANTNPKLEFIHEMFRKPLDVSKQLCYSSMTYEEMWLDCADKLTGMIQNIIEFAKLIPGFMKLTQDDQILLLKSGSFELAIVRLSRLIDVNRDNVLYGDVVLPIRDCVHARDPRDMALVVGIFDAAKTIARLKLTETELALYQSLVLLWPERHGVRGNPEIQCLFNMSMAAMRHEIETNHAPLKGDVTVLDTLLAKIPTFRELSLMHLEALCRFKAAHPHHVFPALYKELFSLDSVLDYHV
- the LOC134677000 gene encoding probable nuclear hormone receptor HR3 isoform X5, whose amino-acid sequence is MPSTIRAQIEIIPCKVCGDKSSGVHYGVITCEGCKGFFRRSQSTVVNYQCPRNKACVVDRVNRNRCQYCRLQKCLKLGMSRDAVKFGRMSKKQREKVEDEVRYHRAQMRAQTDAAPDSVYDAQQQTPSSSDQFHGHYNGYTGYPSPISSYGYNSTPQLTSGMIQQPAPAQTYDGVPADTYVDSTTYEPKQGGFLDTDFIGHDEKGTTVVRPSGSTSTSTATTSTTSMRQATVNEIPRRLQDFDRYEPDRIQSPASISSGVINIKQEIKPETSLGVDNLVASYVDSTTFLHSPSNLQHSPMDIQNSVLVSGQSSVSLTSEELSPDDLTSSSGHGRLMDPLNLNMSGMGMVNPNAVTNRRHQGSSHSSDDLPSEGDISKVLVKSLAEAHANTNPKLEFIHEMFRKPLDVSKQLCYSSMTYEEMWLDCADKLTGMIQNIIEFAKLIPGFMKLTQDDQILLLKSGSFELAIVRLSRLIDVNRDNVLYGDVVLPIRDCVHARDPRDMALVVGIFDAAKTIARLKLTETELALYQSLVLLWPERHGVRGNPEIQCLFNMSMAAMRHEIETNHAPLKGDVTVLDTLLAKIPTFRELSLMHLEALCRFKAAHPHHVFPALYKELFSLDSVLDYHV